In Gossypium hirsutum isolate 1008001.06 chromosome D06, Gossypium_hirsutum_v2.1, whole genome shotgun sequence, one genomic interval encodes:
- the LOC107944674 gene encoding proteasome subunit beta type-3-A isoform X2: protein MQIFEYNGSALVAMVGKNCFAIASDRRLGVQLQTIATDFQRISKIHDRLFLGLSGLATDAQTLYQRLVFRHKLYQLREERDMKPETFASLVSAILYEKRFGPYFCQPVIAGLGDEDKPFICTMDSIGAKELAKDFVVAGTASESLYGACESMFKENMEPEELFETVSQALLASVDRDCLSGWGGHVYVVTPTEVKERILKGRMD, encoded by the exons ATGCAGATCTTCGAGTATAATGGGAGTGCCCTCGTAGCCATGGTAGGTAAGAACTGCTTCGCTATCGCCAGTGATCGGAGACTCGGAGTTCAACTCCAAACAATCGCCACCGATTTCCAGAGGATTTCAAAAATCCACGATCGACTCTTTCTCGGCCTCTCTGGCCTCGCCACCGATGCTCAAACCTT gTATCAGAGGCTTGTGTTTCGGCACAAGTTATATCAGCTAAGAGAAGAGAGGGACATGAAACCTGAGACTTTTGCTAGCCTTGTTTCTGCTATTCTTTACGAGAAAAG gtTTGGTCCATACTTCTGCCAACCAGTAATTGCTGGATTGGGAGATGAAGACAAGCCCTTCATTTGCACCATGGATTCCATTGGAGCCAA GGAGCTGGCAAAAGATTTTGTTGTAGCTGGCACTGCCTCAGAGTCTCTTTATGGTGCCTGCGAGTCTATGTTCAAGGAGAACATG GAACCTGAGGAATTGTTTGAAACGGTCTCCCAAGCTCTCCTTGCATCAGTAGATCGTGACTGTTTGAGTGGGTGGGGAGGGCATGTGTATGTTGT AACACCTACAGAAGTAAAGGAAAGGATTTTGAAAGGAAGGATGGATTGA
- the LOC121218256 gene encoding E3 ubiquitin ligase BIG BROTHER-related, translating into MENEDAKQSSKGVPFTQLDQVNSDFAMAVALQEQERAFSMLESIESEDSEEYNSESSYEEGNVNDYEYFEGLEAGGDLEFLEGQGSNDDEDMEDDDFEDDDDDDDDDGIDPDDLSYEELIALGEIIGVEKRGLSPNEISSCLVRCNFRSDECKTGIDRCVICQVEYEEGEGVVALPNCEHPYHSECITKWLQVKKICPICSTEISSPKN; encoded by the coding sequence ATGGAAAACGAGGATGCAAAACAATCATCAAAGGGGGTACCTTTCACCCAACTCGATCAAGTCAATTCGGATTTCGCTATGGCGGTGGCATTGCAAGAACAAGAAAGGGCATTCTCGATGCTTGAGAGCATCGAAAGTGAGGACAGCGAAGAGTACAATAGCGAGTCATCCTATGAGGAAGGCAATGTTAATGATTACGAATATTTCGAAGGCCTCGAAGCCGGAGGTGACCTAGAGTTCCTTGAAGGCCAAGGTAGCAACGATGATGAAGATATGGAGGACGATGACTtcgaagatgatgatgatgatgatgatgatgatgggatAGATCCAGACGATTTATCTTACGAAGAGTTAATTGCTTTAGGAGAGATTATAGGAGTGGAGAAAAGAGGACTATCCCCAAACGAAATTTCATCGTGTTTGGTTCGATGTAATTTCCGATCCGATGAGTGTAAAACTGGGATCGATCGGTGCGTAATTTGTCAAGTCGAATACGAAGAAGGGGAAGGAGTAGTTGCTCTTCCGAATTGTGAACATCCATATCACTCGGAGTGCATAACTAAATGGCTTCAAGTTAAGAAGATTTGCCCCATTTGCAGCACTGAAATTTCATCCCCCAAGAATTAA
- the LOC107944674 gene encoding proteasome subunit beta type-3-A isoform X1 yields MSIFEYNGSALVAMVGKNCFAIASDRRLGVQLQTIATDFQRISKIHDRLFLGLSGLATDAQTLYQRLVFRHKLYQLREERDMKPETFASLVSAILYEKRFGPYFCQPVIAGLGDEDKPFICTMDSIGAKELAKDFVVAGTASESLYGACESMFKENMEPEELFETVSQALLASVDRDCLSGWGGHVYVVTPTEVKERILKGRMD; encoded by the exons ATGTCG ATCTTCGAGTATAATGGGAGTGCCCTCGTAGCCATGGTAGGTAAGAACTGCTTCGCTATCGCCAGTGATCGGAGACTCGGAGTTCAACTCCAAACAATCGCCACCGATTTCCAGAGGATTTCAAAAATCCACGATCGACTCTTTCTCGGCCTCTCTGGCCTCGCCACCGATGCTCAAACCTT gTATCAGAGGCTTGTGTTTCGGCACAAGTTATATCAGCTAAGAGAAGAGAGGGACATGAAACCTGAGACTTTTGCTAGCCTTGTTTCTGCTATTCTTTACGAGAAAAG gtTTGGTCCATACTTCTGCCAACCAGTAATTGCTGGATTGGGAGATGAAGACAAGCCCTTCATTTGCACCATGGATTCCATTGGAGCCAA GGAGCTGGCAAAAGATTTTGTTGTAGCTGGCACTGCCTCAGAGTCTCTTTATGGTGCCTGCGAGTCTATGTTCAAGGAGAACATG GAACCTGAGGAATTGTTTGAAACGGTCTCCCAAGCTCTCCTTGCATCAGTAGATCGTGACTGTTTGAGTGGGTGGGGAGGGCATGTGTATGTTGT AACACCTACAGAAGTAAAGGAAAGGATTTTGAAAGGAAGGATGGATTGA